The Saxibacter everestensis genome has a window encoding:
- a CDS encoding DUF2877 domain-containing protein, whose translation MDTLPVDCADSVPAAFSSRLRQLVDRQASARVVVTSRNAAYARTAGREVFAIVNGRAYPPSKSIVLPGSADVSMLYPAGTRVRFVPSAESDGVAGAGMVGGGFAGAGWVNGSNGRPGSGLFSSMVRVDSWWQPQSIRRGDVDQRAADRLRRLVDARAPEFCLAGFESAALDIVRRQIGIAADYWASGHVDGCRSALLTLLGLGPGSTPAGDDAVAGFLLGLRAFAASPASPASPTCEAHPASSTYPTYDAHPVCPVGGTSVLGSTPATHVMRASTSGAAGATKPSVISPFDSLGAEVAEAAADRTTIVSAGLLHEASQGYCAPELIRAVETLTAGTLTPRTLTAESTRRDTDAAFERLLSIGHTSGLATALGLLAIAEKALSNQPGPYATPATCA comes from the coding sequence GTGGATACGCTTCCCGTCGACTGCGCTGACAGTGTGCCAGCCGCGTTTTCGAGCCGGCTTCGCCAGCTCGTGGACCGGCAGGCCTCGGCCCGGGTAGTCGTTACCTCCCGAAATGCGGCATACGCGCGGACGGCGGGCCGTGAGGTTTTCGCCATAGTGAACGGTCGTGCTTATCCGCCGTCGAAGTCCATCGTGCTGCCTGGTTCGGCAGATGTCTCGATGCTGTATCCGGCTGGCACCCGAGTGCGATTTGTCCCGTCCGCGGAGTCCGATGGCGTGGCTGGTGCAGGCATGGTCGGCGGCGGGTTCGCTGGCGCAGGCTGGGTGAATGGCTCAAATGGTCGTCCCGGAAGCGGCTTGTTCAGCTCGATGGTGCGAGTGGACTCCTGGTGGCAGCCGCAGTCCATCCGGCGAGGTGACGTCGACCAGCGGGCAGCCGACCGGCTCCGGCGGCTCGTCGATGCGCGGGCGCCAGAGTTCTGCCTGGCGGGATTCGAATCAGCCGCACTGGACATCGTCCGGCGGCAGATCGGCATCGCCGCCGACTATTGGGCATCGGGCCATGTCGACGGTTGCCGGTCGGCCTTGTTAACGCTGCTCGGACTCGGCCCGGGGTCGACCCCGGCAGGCGATGATGCGGTGGCCGGCTTCCTGCTCGGGCTGCGAGCGTTCGCGGCAAGCCCGGCAAGCCCGGCAAGCCCAACCTGCGAGGCCCACCCGGCAAGCTCAACCTACCCAACCTACGATGCCCACCCGGTATGCCCGGTAGGCGGGACGAGCGTGCTCGGCTCGACCCCGGCAACGCATGTAATGCGCGCGTCCACGTCCGGAGCAGCAGGCGCGACAAAGCCGAGCGTGATATCGCCATTCGATTCGCTGGGCGCCGAGGTGGCCGAGGCCGCCGCAGACCGGACCACAATCGTCAGTGCGGGGTTGCTGCACGAGGCAAGTCAGGGGTACTGCGCGCCCGAGTTGATTCGCGCCGTCGAGACATTGACGGCTGGCACACTGACGCCTCGGACCTTGACGGCCGAGAGCACCCGGCGAGACACCGACGCCGCATTCGAGCGGCTGCTCAGCATCGGACACACCTCGGGACTAGCCACTGCCCTCGGGCTGCTCGCGATCGCCGAGAAAGCCCTCTCCAACCAACCCGGACCATACGCCACCCCTGCTACCTGCGCATGA